In Blautia wexlerae DSM 19850, a single window of DNA contains:
- a CDS encoding molybdopterin-dependent aldehyde oxidoreductase: MIKKTLKINGVERILILDKDETLAQVLRDHLLLTGCKIGCGEGHCGACNVIMNGKVTRSCIYKMSRVPDHAEITTIEGVGTLSDMHPIQVAWMAYGCAQCGFCSPGFIISAKVLLDNNPSPTREEVRDWFNKQRNLCRCTGYKPLIDATMAAAAVMRGEMTKEDLVFKQTGDSIVGTNYIRPSAAQKVTGTWDFGADDALKMPSGTLRLALTQAKVSHANILNIDTAEAESMPGVVRVITAKDIKAAGGTNKINGLVMLPKHNKTDGFERPVLCDEKIFQFGDAIAIVAADTEEHARAAAEAVKVEIEELPAYMNAMDAIAPDAAEIHPGIPNAFFETNCIKGPDFDWDSIPDSQQVEIESYCSRQPHLHLEPDCGYGYIDEDGMITVHSKSIGIHLHMPMIADGIGVPMENLRIVQNHAGGTFGYKFSPTNEALIGAAVKILERPVSLVFNQFQNITYTGKRSPAFMNIKLAADEHGKLLALWGNNYVDHGPYSEFGDLLTMRLSQFTGAGYGINSIRNKSTTVFTNHAWGSAFRAYGSPQSYMGSEIAIDVLAAKMGIDPFDIREMNCYKESEGSTIPTGYPPEVYCEEELFKTARPLYEAAKKRVAEKNAASDGKIKYGIGVSLGVYGCGLDGVDTSNAFAELNPDGTVTMYAAWEDHGQGADMGVLVSSHETLRQAGIRPEQIKLVMNDTKTCPNAGPAGGSRSQVMSGNACRLAAENLVAAMKKEDGTFRTYDEMVAEGLATKYEGNWVTTFCADHPIDQDTAQGDPFATYMYTIFLPEVAVNTETGKVKVEKFTCVADVGTIMNRLLVEGNFYGGLVQGIGLALTEDFEDLNHDTSLKNCGIPYPNDAPDDIELHFNETYRPSGPYGAAGCGEAPLDAPHPAILNAIYNATGARITRVPARPEKVLAALKELEK; this comes from the coding sequence ATGATTAAAAAGACATTGAAGATTAATGGTGTTGAGAGAATACTTATTCTTGATAAGGATGAGACACTGGCGCAGGTGCTCCGTGATCACCTTCTTCTTACAGGATGTAAGATTGGCTGCGGTGAAGGTCACTGTGGAGCCTGTAATGTTATTATGAACGGAAAAGTCACAAGATCCTGTATCTACAAGATGAGCCGTGTTCCCGATCATGCAGAGATCACAACCATTGAAGGTGTGGGAACACTTTCTGATATGCATCCAATCCAGGTTGCATGGATGGCATATGGATGCGCACAGTGCGGTTTCTGTTCACCGGGATTTATTATTTCAGCAAAAGTGCTTCTGGACAATAATCCAAGTCCTACCCGTGAGGAGGTAAGAGACTGGTTTAACAAACAGCGTAATCTCTGCCGTTGTACAGGCTATAAGCCGCTGATCGATGCTACTATGGCTGCAGCAGCAGTTATGCGCGGCGAGATGACAAAGGAAGACCTTGTGTTCAAACAGACAGGTGATTCTATTGTTGGAACAAATTATATCCGTCCGTCAGCAGCACAGAAGGTAACAGGTACCTGGGATTTTGGTGCAGATGATGCATTAAAGATGCCATCAGGAACACTTCGCCTTGCTCTTACACAGGCAAAGGTTTCTCATGCAAATATTCTCAATATTGACACAGCAGAAGCAGAGAGTATGCCTGGTGTTGTTCGTGTTATCACAGCAAAAGATATTAAGGCAGCAGGCGGAACCAATAAGATCAATGGTCTTGTAATGCTTCCAAAACACAACAAGACAGACGGTTTCGAACGTCCTGTACTTTGCGATGAAAAAATCTTCCAGTTTGGTGATGCGATTGCCATCGTAGCTGCTGATACAGAAGAGCATGCAAGGGCAGCAGCAGAAGCAGTTAAAGTTGAGATCGAAGAGCTTCCTGCATATATGAATGCAATGGATGCCATCGCACCGGATGCGGCAGAGATTCATCCCGGTATTCCGAACGCATTCTTTGAGACAAACTGTATCAAGGGTCCTGATTTTGACTGGGACAGCATTCCGGATTCACAGCAGGTTGAGATCGAATCTTACTGTTCACGTCAGCCTCATCTTCATCTTGAGCCGGACTGCGGTTATGGTTACATTGACGAAGACGGTATGATAACTGTTCATTCCAAATCCATTGGTATCCATCTGCATATGCCTATGATCGCTGATGGTATCGGTGTGCCAATGGAGAACTTACGAATTGTTCAGAACCATGCAGGAGGAACCTTTGGTTACAAGTTCTCTCCTACAAATGAGGCTCTGATCGGCGCTGCTGTTAAGATCCTTGAACGTCCTGTGTCTCTGGTATTTAATCAGTTCCAGAATATTACTTATACAGGAAAGAGATCCCCTGCATTTATGAATATCAAGCTTGCAGCAGATGAACATGGTAAGCTTCTTGCACTCTGGGGCAATAACTATGTGGATCATGGTCCATACTCAGAATTCGGTGATCTGCTTACAATGAGACTTTCCCAGTTTACAGGTGCAGGCTATGGAATCAATTCTATCCGTAACAAATCTACAACAGTGTTTACAAACCATGCATGGGGTTCAGCATTCCGTGCTTACGGATCTCCTCAGTCTTATATGGGATCTGAGATTGCGATAGATGTTCTGGCTGCAAAGATGGGAATCGACCCCTTCGATATCCGTGAAATGAACTGTTACAAAGAATCAGAAGGCAGTACGATCCCTACAGGTTATCCGCCTGAAGTATACTGTGAAGAAGAACTGTTCAAGACAGCTCGTCCACTGTATGAAGCAGCTAAGAAACGTGTGGCTGAAAAGAATGCAGCTTCTGATGGCAAGATCAAATATGGTATCGGTGTATCTCTCGGTGTATATGGCTGTGGTCTTGATGGTGTTGATACATCAAACGCATTTGCAGAGCTGAATCCGGATGGAACAGTTACAATGTATGCTGCATGGGAAGATCACGGACAGGGCGCTGATATGGGGGTTCTTGTATCATCACATGAAACACTTCGTCAGGCAGGAATCAGACCGGAACAGATCAAACTTGTTATGAATGATACCAAGACATGTCCTAATGCAGGTCCTGCAGGTGGATCACGTTCACAGGTTATGTCAGGTAATGCATGTCGTCTGGCAGCAGAAAACCTTGTGGCAGCCATGAAGAAAGAAGACGGAACCTTCCGTACTTATGATGAGATGGTGGCTGAGGGTCTTGCAACAAAATATGAAGGTAACTGGGTGACAACCTTCTGTGCAGATCATCCGATCGATCAGGATACAGCACAGGGTGATCCGTTTGCAACCTACATGTATACGATCTTCCTTCCGGAAGTTGCTGTTAATACAGAAACAGGTAAAGTTAAAGTTGAAAAATTCACCTGTGTGGCTGACGTAGGTACCATCATGAACAGACTTCTTGTAGAAGGCAACTTCTACGGCGGCCTTGTACAGGGTATTGGTCTTGCTCTTACAGAAGATTTCGAGGATCTGAACCATGATACTTCTCTGAAGAACTGTGGCATTCCGTATCCAAATGATGCGCCGGATGATATTGAACTTCATTTCAATGAAACATATCGCCCAAGCGGTCCTTACGGTGCTGCCGGCTGTGGGGAGGCTCCGCTGGATGCTCCTCATCCTGCAATCCTGAATGCGATCTACAATGCTACAGGCGCACGTATCACACGTGTTCCTGCCCGTCCTGAAAAGGTTCTTGCAGCATTAAAGGAACTTGAGAAATAA
- a CDS encoding pyridine nucleotide-disulfide oxidoreductase/dicluster-binding protein — MTYIQERGSTHVYHVNRMSKEEMDHMISLCVHEQPAYCVAACPFKADTKEMLFYAAKGNFKKALAIYEKITPFPMILCNGCTAPCEEKCRLCELGDGISIREVERAIVRYGEPGKRSSVFRIRKKKKAVIFGSGLFPLFLAGELEKKMYPATIYCQEKDYEAYIAAAAPELLESDRKNEVKRLSSMDLSFEFGCSLDLPFIRAKMKEADVVCASEEVAKKLAPEETADAEIMLREQAGIVSGPVRSVMDAAFAAKRAALTVDLLVQNLSPHSNRGSEGAVTTRLYTNMDGMKGSKKIPCSTDGYSKEEAVEEAKRCIQCHCDECMKSCVYLREYKKHPGLLAREIYNNTQIIMGDHQMNKPMNSCSLCGQCTVTCPNGFDMSQVCKSARENMVSTDKMPLAPHEFALMDMLFSNSEAFLCRPQPGYETCRYVFFPGCQAGAIAPDVVTEAYEDLCRRTEGGVALMLGCCGAISEWAGRYEMTEKVNEQLKQELAKLGDPMIIAGCPSCMKQLKESLGAKVTGIWEILKEIGLPGQAKGLEIPVAIHDACGARGDTQTQDTIRELLADMGCTVVNTEYSRDLSPCCGYGGLTAYANKEMADKMTEKCLERSDSPYITYCMACRDRFVREGRESRHILELLYGINAANMPDISEKRYNRLELKEKLLKNIWNEELMMEKKDYTVAYTEDAISMMDERMILKSDVERVLSDYRENQEAIFDEETKELVTRSRLGNVTFWVRFVETEEGYLVRRAYSHRMNIMKRVGQ; from the coding sequence ATGACATATATACAGGAAAGAGGTTCCACTCATGTTTATCACGTAAATCGAATGTCAAAGGAAGAGATGGATCATATGATCAGCCTCTGTGTTCATGAACAGCCGGCGTACTGTGTTGCAGCCTGTCCTTTCAAAGCAGATACAAAAGAAATGCTGTTTTATGCTGCAAAAGGAAACTTTAAGAAAGCTCTGGCTATCTATGAAAAGATCACACCATTTCCCATGATCCTCTGTAACGGATGTACTGCACCATGTGAGGAAAAATGCAGACTCTGTGAGCTGGGTGATGGCATATCCATACGTGAAGTAGAGCGTGCCATTGTACGATATGGGGAACCTGGAAAACGGAGCAGTGTATTTCGTATCAGAAAGAAAAAAAAGGCTGTGATCTTTGGCTCAGGATTGTTCCCGCTGTTTCTTGCAGGGGAACTGGAAAAGAAGATGTATCCTGCAACCATTTACTGTCAGGAGAAAGATTATGAAGCCTATATTGCAGCAGCAGCTCCGGAGCTTTTGGAATCAGATCGCAAAAATGAGGTAAAACGTCTCAGTTCCATGGACCTTTCCTTTGAATTCGGATGCAGTCTTGACCTTCCGTTTATCAGAGCGAAAATGAAGGAGGCAGATGTGGTCTGTGCTTCAGAGGAGGTGGCCAAAAAGCTGGCTCCAGAGGAAACAGCAGACGCAGAGATCATGCTGAGAGAACAGGCGGGAATTGTCAGCGGTCCGGTCCGGTCTGTGATGGATGCAGCTTTTGCTGCAAAGAGAGCTGCCCTGACTGTAGACCTCCTTGTACAGAATCTTTCGCCCCACAGCAACAGAGGCAGTGAAGGAGCAGTTACCACCAGGCTCTATACAAATATGGACGGGATGAAAGGCTCCAAAAAGATTCCCTGCAGCACAGATGGATATTCAAAAGAAGAAGCTGTTGAGGAAGCAAAGCGATGCATTCAGTGTCACTGTGATGAGTGTATGAAAAGCTGTGTCTATTTAAGGGAATATAAAAAGCATCCGGGTCTTCTTGCACGTGAGATTTATAATAATACCCAGATCATTATGGGAGATCACCAGATGAATAAACCGATGAATTCCTGTTCACTCTGCGGACAGTGTACTGTAACCTGTCCAAATGGGTTTGATATGAGCCAGGTCTGCAAATCTGCAAGAGAAAACATGGTATCTACAGACAAAATGCCTCTGGCACCTCATGAATTTGCACTGATGGATATGCTGTTCTCCAATTCGGAGGCTTTCTTATGCAGACCTCAGCCGGGATATGAAACCTGCAGATATGTATTTTTCCCAGGATGTCAGGCAGGAGCTATAGCGCCGGATGTTGTCACAGAGGCATATGAGGATCTGTGCAGGAGGACAGAGGGCGGTGTTGCTCTGATGCTGGGATGCTGTGGTGCTATCAGTGAATGGGCAGGACGCTATGAAATGACAGAAAAGGTAAATGAACAGCTGAAGCAGGAGCTTGCAAAACTGGGAGATCCTATGATTATAGCAGGCTGTCCAAGCTGTATGAAACAGTTAAAAGAGAGTCTTGGCGCCAAAGTCACAGGAATCTGGGAGATCTTAAAGGAAATCGGACTTCCCGGACAGGCAAAAGGACTGGAGATACCTGTTGCAATACATGATGCCTGCGGTGCCAGGGGAGATACACAGACACAGGATACAATAAGAGAGCTTCTTGCAGATATGGGGTGCACTGTTGTAAATACAGAATATTCCAGAGATCTGTCTCCCTGCTGCGGATACGGCGGACTGACTGCCTACGCTAATAAAGAGATGGCAGATAAAATGACAGAAAAGTGTCTGGAACGATCCGATTCCCCATATATAACGTACTGCATGGCATGCAGGGACCGATTTGTCAGGGAAGGCAGGGAATCCAGACATATCCTGGAACTTCTGTATGGTATAAATGCCGCCAATATGCCGGATATCAGTGAGAAACGCTACAACCGGCTTGAGCTAAAAGAGAAGCTTTTAAAAAATATATGGAATGAGGAACTGATGATGGAGAAAAAAGATTATACCGTTGCATATACAGAAGATGCCATCAGTATGATGGATGAACGTATGATCCTGAAAAGCGATGTGGAGCGTGTATTATCAGATTACAGAGAAAATCAGGAAGCGATCTTTGATGAAGAGACAAAAGAACTGGTGACAAGGAGCAGACTTGGAAATGTTACATTCTGGGTGAGATTTGTGGAAACAGAAGAAGGGTATCTGGTACGCAGAGCATACAGTCATAGAATGAATATTATGAAAAGGGTGGGACAGTAA
- a CDS encoding DVU_1557 family redox protein has translation MAVERTYYTIDPEGKLTCMKCKVPLVKGKAKFMYLENGFPVEMPVCPKCGFVYVPEELALGKVLAVERALEDK, from the coding sequence ATGGCAGTAGAGAGAACATATTATACCATTGATCCTGAGGGAAAGCTGACCTGCATGAAATGCAAGGTTCCTCTTGTAAAGGGAAAAGCAAAATTTATGTATCTGGAGAACGGTTTTCCTGTTGAGATGCCGGTCTGTCCCAAATGTGGCTTTGTCTATGTTCCGGAAGAGCTGGCTCTTGGAAAGGTTTTGGCAGTGGAACGTGCACTGGAGGATAAATAG
- a CDS encoding class I SAM-dependent methyltransferase: MNRHPGGEEQTIHLLKSIELKKGMKALDLGAGEGETVRIMKAFGLNVQGVDLAPRSSEVQQGDFLTLQYAADSMDLCISQCAFFVSRDQKKAVSECWRVLKKGGFLLLSDLDPGNLLEIVKETGFTILCQEDQTALWREYYLEAIWNDSFCCEDHKLLQKEYKGRKIGYTMVVGRKE, encoded by the coding sequence ATGAACAGACACCCCGGAGGGGAAGAGCAGACAATTCATCTTCTGAAAAGCATAGAATTGAAAAAAGGAATGAAAGCTCTGGATCTGGGAGCAGGAGAGGGAGAGACCGTGCGGATCATGAAAGCATTTGGTCTGAATGTGCAGGGTGTGGATCTTGCTCCGCGAAGCAGTGAGGTGCAGCAGGGAGATTTTCTGACCCTTCAGTATGCAGCAGACAGTATGGATCTCTGTATCAGCCAGTGTGCATTTTTTGTCAGCAGAGATCAGAAAAAGGCAGTCTCTGAATGCTGGCGTGTACTGAAAAAGGGAGGATTTCTTTTGCTGTCAGATCTGGATCCGGGCAATCTTCTGGAAATTGTGAAAGAAACAGGGTTTACGATTCTCTGTCAGGAGGATCAGACTGCTCTCTGGAGAGAATATTATCTGGAAGCAATCTGGAATGATTCATTCTGCTGCGAGGATCATAAGCTTCTGCAGAAAGAATACAAAGGCAGAAAAATAGGCTATACCATGGTGGTTGGCAGAAAGGAGTAA
- a CDS encoding DVU_1555 family C-GCAxxG-C-C protein, which translates to MDLYERIMELGSMGYHCSQIIMIMTLETIGEENPQLVKAMGGLGGGIGYCGDTCGCLTGSACAIGYFLGNLAPEEKEDAQMKPAVQELYQWFRQKTEEEFGAFYCKDITHLDWGVIMEKCPGLIADTYTKVMEILTEREVLKL; encoded by the coding sequence ATGGATCTTTACGAAAGAATAATGGAATTAGGTAGCATGGGATATCATTGTTCACAGATCATTATGATCATGACTCTGGAAACCATAGGAGAGGAAAATCCACAGCTTGTAAAGGCAATGGGAGGCCTTGGCGGAGGAATCGGTTACTGTGGAGATACCTGCGGATGTCTGACAGGAAGTGCCTGTGCCATCGGATATTTTCTCGGAAATCTGGCTCCTGAGGAGAAGGAAGATGCACAGATGAAACCGGCTGTACAGGAATTATATCAGTGGTTCCGCCAGAAGACAGAGGAAGAATTCGGAGCTTTTTACTGTAAGGATATCACTCATCTGGACTGGGGTGTGATCATGGAGAAATGTCCTGGACTTATTGCAGATACTTATACAAAAGTTATGGAAATTCTGACAGAGCGGGAGGTACTGAAGCTTTGA
- the trsS gene encoding radical SAM (seleno)protein TrsS, whose translation MITIGKTKSVCPECMKVVPAIKGIGEDGIYLVKECNAHGKFQTLIWEGNAADYLSWGRENLSAETPVNPKVKEKSCPDNCGLCEEHERKGCCMILEVTKRCNMHCPVCFASAGEDREKGDIPICEIEKQYDFLMAHGGPFNIQLSGGEPTMRDDLPEIIHMGREKGFTFFQLNTNGIRLAREEGYAGKLKKAGLNTVFLQFDGVTDQVYETLRGQAMMELKKKAVLNCSEAELGIALVPVIAPGVNDMQVGDILKFGLDHMPFVRGVHFQPISYFGRCSQKRPQNPITIPKMLRLIEEQTEGLMKIEDFAGGGAENPYCSFHASYLRKGEQELKLLEKKSGKGCCCTTSDDSRQYVENQWSYSTKTYDEGEMTQTDALDEFLIRIHNETFAVSGMIFQDAWNLDLDRLKRCYICEVDPDHGMVPFCAYNLTNLKGTYLYRK comes from the coding sequence TTGATCACCATCGGCAAAACAAAGAGTGTCTGTCCGGAATGTATGAAGGTAGTTCCTGCCATAAAAGGTATCGGTGAAGACGGGATCTATCTGGTAAAGGAATGCAATGCTCATGGAAAATTTCAGACCCTGATCTGGGAAGGAAATGCAGCAGATTATCTTTCCTGGGGAAGAGAAAATCTCTCAGCAGAAACGCCTGTAAATCCGAAGGTTAAAGAAAAATCCTGTCCGGATAATTGCGGACTCTGTGAGGAACATGAAAGAAAAGGCTGCTGTATGATCCTGGAAGTTACAAAACGCTGTAATATGCATTGTCCTGTCTGCTTTGCTTCAGCAGGAGAAGACAGGGAAAAGGGAGATATTCCCATCTGTGAAATAGAAAAACAGTATGATTTTCTGATGGCTCACGGAGGTCCCTTTAATATACAGCTTTCAGGAGGAGAACCAACCATGAGGGACGATCTGCCTGAAATCATACATATGGGAAGAGAAAAAGGATTTACATTTTTTCAGTTAAATACCAATGGGATCCGGCTTGCCAGGGAGGAGGGGTATGCCGGAAAGCTGAAAAAAGCAGGACTGAATACAGTATTTCTTCAGTTTGACGGTGTGACAGATCAGGTTTATGAGACTTTACGTGGACAGGCTATGATGGAACTGAAGAAAAAGGCGGTCTTAAACTGCTCAGAAGCAGAGCTTGGTATTGCTCTTGTGCCGGTCATTGCGCCGGGAGTAAATGATATGCAGGTAGGGGATATCCTGAAATTTGGTCTGGATCATATGCCCTTTGTTCGTGGCGTACATTTTCAGCCTATCAGTTATTTTGGCAGATGTTCCCAGAAGCGCCCCCAAAATCCCATCACCATACCAAAGATGCTGAGGCTTATTGAAGAACAGACAGAGGGACTGATGAAAATTGAGGATTTTGCAGGCGGCGGCGCAGAGAATCCCTACTGCTCCTTTCATGCAAGTTATCTGAGAAAAGGAGAGCAGGAACTGAAGCTTCTTGAAAAAAAATCAGGAAAAGGATGCTGCTGTACTACCAGTGATGATTCCAGGCAGTATGTGGAAAATCAGTGGAGCTACAGTACAAAAACCTATGATGAGGGAGAAATGACACAGACAGATGCGCTAGATGAGTTTCTGATCCGGATACATAATGAAACCTTTGCAGTATCAGGTATGATCTTTCAGGATGCCTGGAATCTGGATCTTGACCGTCTGAAACGCTGTTATATCTGTGAAGTGGATCCTGATCACGGAATGGTACCGTTCTGTGCATATAATCTGACTAATCTGAAAGGAACATATTTATACAGAAAGTGA
- a CDS encoding DVU_1553 family AMP-dependent CoA ligase has protein sequence MKRSNIDAMICRQEKITDITRETINKIQLDKLNAVLKREKERQGFYRDLPERLESLDDLKTLPFTTESDLAQKGGRMLLCSQGEIQRIISEQTSGTTGAGKRVFYTEGDCEHTIELFMAGLGEFIYPGSRTMVAMPFSGPSGLGELIADAIRRIGAHPLLTGNNKTYGELKTILEEERPDTYVGMPTALLSMLRMCGKGSIKRALISGDACPETVMKAIEKILGTPLWPHYGSREMGLGGAICCQAHEGMHMRENHCITEIIDKEGNVLPDGQWGELVITTIGMEAQPLIRYRTGDHTRIIPGKCICGSEVRRLDFVRRIDQSKSMREMDELLFQFPKLVDYCVRSVGGKKEITALFISDNGEELIRNVCTEKNIISLDCRKAEWSDRALYPAKRIIL, from the coding sequence GTGAAACGATCCAATATAGATGCAATGATCTGTAGGCAGGAAAAAATTACAGATATTACAAGGGAAACAATAAACAAAATACAGCTGGATAAACTGAATGCTGTTCTGAAAAGAGAAAAAGAAAGGCAGGGATTTTATAGAGATCTGCCGGAAAGGCTGGAAAGCCTTGATGATCTGAAAACCCTTCCCTTTACAACGGAATCCGACCTTGCTCAGAAAGGGGGCAGGATGTTACTGTGCTCTCAGGGAGAAATACAGAGGATCATTTCAGAACAGACAAGCGGAACAACAGGTGCAGGTAAACGTGTATTTTATACAGAAGGAGATTGTGAACATACCATAGAACTTTTTATGGCCGGACTTGGTGAGTTTATTTATCCGGGAAGCAGGACTATGGTTGCCATGCCGTTTTCAGGTCCTTCTGGACTGGGAGAACTGATCGCAGACGCAATCAGACGTATAGGAGCACATCCCCTTTTAACCGGGAACAATAAAACCTATGGTGAGTTAAAAACAATTCTGGAAGAGGAGCGGCCGGATACTTATGTAGGTATGCCGACAGCACTGCTTTCCATGCTCAGAATGTGTGGAAAAGGCAGTATAAAGAGAGCACTGATATCAGGGGATGCCTGTCCGGAAACAGTAATGAAAGCAATAGAAAAAATTTTGGGAACACCACTCTGGCCTCATTATGGTTCCAGAGAGATGGGACTTGGGGGTGCGATTTGCTGTCAGGCTCATGAGGGCATGCACATGAGGGAGAATCATTGTATCACAGAGATCATAGATAAAGAGGGAAATGTTCTGCCTGACGGTCAATGGGGAGAACTGGTGATCACAACCATTGGGATGGAGGCACAGCCTCTGATCAGATACAGGACCGGCGATCATACACGTATCATCCCCGGAAAATGTATCTGCGGAAGTGAGGTAAGGCGTCTGGATTTTGTAAGGCGCATCGACCAGTCCAAAAGTATGAGAGAAATGGATGAATTACTGTTTCAGTTTCCGAAACTGGTAGATTACTGTGTAAGGAGTGTTGGAGGGAAAAAAGAAATCACAGCACTTTTTATATCAGATAACGGAGAAGAACTGATCAGAAATGTCTGCACAGAGAAGAATATTATTTCTTTGGACTGCAGAAAAGCAGAATGGAGCGATAGGGCATTGTATCCTGCGAAACGTATTATTTTATAG
- a CDS encoding DUF5714 domain-containing protein → MLIFMDNTNNSCCCGETEHFSGCLICGAPVTYSVESSVKTCSICHKEQLTNAVCENGHFVCDACHSYGTYIPVIIALRSSTEKDPLLLLEEIMDLPSVHMHGPEHHAIVPSVLLTALRNNGERMNYDTALSEICKRARQVPGGTCGYWGVCGAAAGAGIFMSVMTGSGPLHKDAWPFPQKLVSVILSKLADVGGPRCCKRTSRIAIEEAIRFYRQFSSVKIPLSSVLCKYFEDNKECIREDCPYYPVNK, encoded by the coding sequence ATGCTGATTTTTATGGATAATACAAATAATTCCTGCTGTTGTGGAGAGACAGAACATTTTTCAGGCTGCCTGATCTGTGGAGCACCGGTCACATATAGCGTCGAAAGTTCTGTGAAAACCTGCAGCATCTGCCACAAAGAGCAGCTGACAAATGCTGTCTGTGAAAATGGCCATTTTGTCTGTGATGCCTGTCACAGCTATGGTACTTATATACCGGTGATCATAGCCCTCAGAAGCAGCACAGAGAAGGATCCCCTGCTGCTTCTGGAAGAGATCATGGACCTTCCTTCTGTCCACATGCATGGACCTGAACATCATGCCATTGTTCCCAGTGTTCTTCTGACTGCACTTCGCAATAATGGAGAGCGTATGAATTACGATACCGCATTATCTGAAATCTGTAAAAGAGCGAGGCAGGTTCCCGGTGGTACCTGCGGTTACTGGGGAGTGTGTGGTGCAGCAGCAGGTGCCGGAATCTTTATGTCTGTTATGACCGGATCCGGTCCCCTCCATAAGGATGCATGGCCCTTTCCTCAGAAGCTTGTCTCTGTTATTTTATCCAAACTGGCTGATGTTGGTGGTCCGCGCTGCTGTAAACGCACCAGCAGAATTGCTATTGAAGAAGCGATCAGGTTTTACAGGCAGTTCAGCTCTGTAAAGATTCCGCTGTCTTCTGTACTATGTAAATATTTTGAAGATAATAAAGAATGTATCAGAGAGGACTGTCCGTATTATCCTGTGAACAAATAA
- a CDS encoding 3-deoxy-7-phosphoheptulonate synthase, with amino-acid sequence MSMKINHELPLPEVLKSQYPLSQELKEVKKQRDEEIRRIFTGESDKFIVLVGPCSADNEDTVCEYVRKLKTVADKVSDKLMIIPRVYTNKPRTTGDGYKGMLHQPDPDKAPDLLAGIIAIRKMHMRVMQETGLSSADEMLYPENRSYLDDILSYEAVGARSVENQQHRLTASGMDIPVGMKNPTSGDLSVMLNSVTAAQHPHHFIYRGNDVETSGNDLAHTILRGGVNQYGQTIPNYHYEDLMSLSALYAKKDLKNPAIIIDANHSNSNKQYKEQIRIVSEVLHSRNYNPDLRKLVKGVMIESYLLEGRQDISDHMTPGCSITDPCLGWEDTERLIYDIAEKC; translated from the coding sequence ATGTCTATGAAAATCAATCACGAGCTCCCTTTACCGGAGGTTCTGAAATCTCAGTACCCTCTCAGCCAGGAACTCAAAGAAGTAAAAAAACAGCGCGATGAAGAAATACGCCGTATCTTCACCGGTGAATCAGATAAATTTATCGTCCTTGTAGGACCTTGTTCCGCTGATAACGAAGATACAGTCTGCGAATATGTACGCAAACTGAAAACAGTGGCAGATAAAGTCTCTGACAAACTGATGATCATCCCGCGAGTCTATACAAATAAGCCCCGTACCACAGGTGACGGTTACAAAGGAATGCTTCATCAGCCAGATCCTGATAAGGCTCCTGACCTTCTTGCCGGAATTATTGCTATCCGCAAGATGCACATGAGAGTTATGCAGGAGACAGGACTCTCTTCTGCAGATGAGATGCTTTATCCTGAAAACCGCAGCTATCTGGATGATATTCTCTCCTATGAAGCTGTAGGTGCACGTTCTGTGGAGAACCAGCAGCATCGTCTCACTGCCAGTGGCATGGATATTCCTGTCGGTATGAAGAATCCTACCAGCGGTGATCTCTCTGTTATGCTGAATTCCGTCACTGCTGCACAGCATCCACACCACTTCATCTACAGAGGAAATGATGTGGAAACTTCAGGAAATGATCTGGCACACACTATTCTCAGAGGTGGTGTAAACCAGTACGGACAGACTATTCCTAACTACCACTATGAAGATCTGATGAGTCTGTCTGCTCTGTATGCAAAAAAAGATCTTAAGAACCCTGCCATCATCATAGATGCCAACCACTCAAACTCCAACAAACAATACAAGGAACAGATCCGTATTGTTTCAGAAGTACTTCACAGCCGCAACTATAATCCAGACCTCAGAAAGCTGGTTAAAGGTGTTATGATCGAAAGTTACCTTCTCGAAGGCCGCCAGGATATCAGTGATCATATGACTCCTGGCTGTTCCATCACAGATCCTTGCCTCGGATGGGAAGATACAGAACGGCTTATCTATGATATTGCTGAGAAATGCTGA